The Winogradskyella schleiferi genome contains the following window.
TTTGAATAATTGATTCTCTGTTATAACCCACTCAGCACATTCCCCTACATTCCGCGATCGTCTGCTGAAAAAGCGGGCAACCACTTCATTTCGTGAAAAGAGCTTCACTAAATACCTCTTGGACACAATCCCCAATTTCAGCTTTCCATTCCGCTAACCCTTCCCGCTATGCTGGGAAGGAACACTTCATTCCAGAGCCAAAATCGTGAATTAAGTCCGCTTATAAAATCTATTAAATAAAGAATAAGTTTAAATAACGAAAGAGAGGAATTATGTTATCTATATTTATACCCGCTATATCACATTATTGTTAATTTAAAAATATATTGTGGTCTGAATTTTATACGAATGAACGAGTCGATTTTAGTGCTTATAAATAAGGCTGGAAAATTTTCTGAAAAAGATTCTCTACTTCTAAGAAAAGAACTAAAATTTAGAGAATTAAAAAAAGGCGATTTTTTGTTGAAAAACGGAGCTGTTTGTTCTTCGCTGTGTTTTGTTGTTTCAGGTAGTTTTTATCAATACAATGTTGATTCACAACTCAATAAAAATATCATCGACTTAAATACAAAAGATGATTGGGTTATAAATCATAAAAGCTTTACTTCAAGAAAACCATCCGAATATTCAATTCAAGCTTATGAAGACAGTTCTTTCTATGAAATATCAATAGACGCAATCCATAGACTAATTGCTCATTCACAAACCTTTCTACAAATGGGGAAAATATTAGAAGAATCGACTTCGCGAATTGATTTTTTTGATAATAATAATACCCCAGA
Protein-coding sequences here:
- a CDS encoding Crp/Fnr family transcriptional regulator, whose product is MNESILVLINKAGKFSEKDSLLLRKELKFRELKKGDFLLKNGAVCSSLCFVVSGSFYQYNVDSQLNKNIIDLNTKDDWVINHKSFTSRKPSEYSIQAYEDSSFYEISIDAIHRLIAHSQTFLQMGKILEESTSRIDFFDNNNTPDEKYHYIITIKPNLLQKFPQTVIASYLKITPETLSRVRKRLS